Proteins encoded by one window of Halorubrum ruber:
- a CDS encoding aldo/keto reductase, whose translation MEYTTLGGTGATVSGLALGCMSFGSGHDWMLDEEEGRELVERAIELGITFFDTANVYSNGESEEILGDVLGEYDRDEFVVATKVYGEMDESNPNSSGLSRKAIEQELENSLDRLGMDTVDLYQIHRWDYDTPIEETLATLDDAVRRGDVRYLGASSMWAHQFAESLRVSERRGYERFVTMQNLYNLAYREEEREMAPLCEKKDVGMIPWSPVGAGYLARPYEQDDATTRGEHETDLGRPYREGGGEEINRRVEELAEEKGVKMAQIALRWVAGKDVVDAPIVGTSSVEHLEDAVEALDVDLSDSDVEWLEEPYEPVRVSGHE comes from the coding sequence ATGGAGTACACGACGCTGGGCGGCACGGGAGCGACCGTGAGCGGACTCGCGCTCGGGTGTATGAGCTTCGGGAGCGGGCACGACTGGATGCTCGACGAAGAGGAGGGCCGCGAGCTGGTCGAGCGCGCGATCGAGCTTGGGATCACGTTCTTCGACACCGCGAACGTCTACTCGAACGGCGAGAGCGAGGAGATCCTCGGCGACGTCCTCGGCGAGTACGACCGCGACGAGTTCGTCGTCGCCACGAAGGTGTACGGCGAGATGGACGAGTCGAACCCGAACTCGAGCGGCCTTTCGCGCAAGGCGATCGAGCAGGAGCTCGAGAACTCGCTCGACCGGCTCGGGATGGACACGGTCGACCTGTATCAGATCCACCGCTGGGATTACGACACGCCGATCGAGGAGACGCTCGCGACGCTCGACGACGCGGTGCGGCGCGGCGACGTGCGGTACCTCGGCGCCTCCTCGATGTGGGCCCACCAGTTCGCCGAGTCGCTCCGCGTCAGCGAACGGCGAGGGTACGAGCGGTTCGTCACGATGCAGAACCTCTACAACCTCGCGTATCGCGAGGAGGAGCGCGAGATGGCCCCGCTGTGCGAGAAGAAGGACGTGGGGATGATCCCGTGGAGCCCCGTCGGCGCGGGGTACCTCGCACGGCCGTACGAACAGGACGACGCGACGACCCGGGGGGAACACGAGACCGATCTCGGCAGGCCCTACCGCGAGGGCGGCGGCGAGGAGATCAACCGTCGCGTCGAGGAGCTCGCCGAGGAGAAGGGCGTGAAGATGGCGCAGATCGCGCTCCGGTGGGTGGCCGGCAAGGATGTCGTCGACGCGCCCATCGTCGGCACTTCCAGCGTCGAACACCTCGAAGACGCCGTCGAGGCGCTGGACGTCGACCTCTCCGACTCCGACGTCGAGTGGCTCGAAGAGCCGTACGAGCCGGTCCGCGTCTCCGGTCACGAGTAG